In Cottoperca gobio chromosome 1, fCotGob3.1, whole genome shotgun sequence, a genomic segment contains:
- the aimp1a gene encoding aminoacyl tRNA synthase complex-interacting multifunctional protein 1a isoform X2: MSSPNPLLRLEQRAVEADQLIEYLKQQVQLLKEKAVVQASVREEKKLMVENAKLKNDIEELKNQLLEKEKKRGVLAVAMPSGDHSIQCISKPTPPKPSAAAPSADTQSPVPKEESKKKKPEKKGGEKAEKKQAAPIQEEAKVDVSRLDLRVGRIITAEKHPDADSLYVEQVDVGEDSPRTVVSGLVKHIPLEQMQNRMAVLMCNLKPAKMRGVVSQAMVMCASSPDKIEIIDPPSGAVPGDRLTFQGFPGEPDKELNPKKKVWEQIQPDLRTDGQCVATYKGAAFEVAGKGVCKAQTMSNSGIK, translated from the exons ATGTCAAGTCCAAATCCTTTGTTGAGGCTGGAGCAGCGGGCGGTCGAGGCTGACCAGCTCATCGAGTACCTGAAACAACAAGTCCAGCTGCTGAAGGAGAAAGCCG TCGTCCAGGCCagtgtgagagaagagaagaagctgATGGTGGAGAACGCCAAACTGAAGAACGACATTGAAGAACTGAAAAACCAGCTGctggaaaaagagaagaagaggggag TGCTGGCGGTGGCCATGCCATCGGGGGACCACAGCATCCAGTGCATTTCGAAGCCCACCCCTCCCAAACCCTCTGCAGCGGCACCCTCTGCTGACACCCAGAGCCCCGTTCCCAAAGAGGAGAGTAAAAAGAAGAAGCCAGAGAAAAAAG GTGGGgagaaagcagagaagaagcaggCGGCCCCTATTCAAGAAGAGGCCAAGGTGGACGTGTCTCGTCTGGACCTGCGCGTCGGGCGTATAATCACAGCCGAGAAGCACCCAGATGCCGACAGTCTGTATGTGGAGCAGGTGGATGTGGGGGAGGATTCCCCAAGGACGGTGGTCAGTGGCCTGGTCAAGCACATCCCTCTGGAGCAG ATGCAGAACCGCATGGCAGTCCTCATGTGTAACCTCAAGCCAGCCAAGATGAGAGGAGTCGTGTCCCAGGCTATGGTCATGTGTGCCAGCTCACCAGACAAGATCGAAATCATCGACCCTCCGAGTGGAGCGGTGCCAGGAGACAGACTCACTTTCCAGGGCTTCCCAG GTGAACCGGACAAAGAGCTGAACCCCAAAAAGAAAGTGTGGGAGCAGATCCAGCCGGACTTACGCACGGACGGCCAGTGTGTCGCAACCTACAAGGGAGCTGCCTTTGAAGTCGCCGGCAAGGGAGTGTGCAAAGCCCAAACCATGAGCAACAGTGGAATCAAATGA
- the aimp1a gene encoding aminoacyl tRNA synthase complex-interacting multifunctional protein 1a isoform X1, which produces MYLARSLFKMSSPNPLLRLEQRAVEADQLIEYLKQQVQLLKEKAVVQASVREEKKLMVENAKLKNDIEELKNQLLEKEKKRGVLAVAMPSGDHSIQCISKPTPPKPSAAAPSADTQSPVPKEESKKKKPEKKGGEKAEKKQAAPIQEEAKVDVSRLDLRVGRIITAEKHPDADSLYVEQVDVGEDSPRTVVSGLVKHIPLEQMQNRMAVLMCNLKPAKMRGVVSQAMVMCASSPDKIEIIDPPSGAVPGDRLTFQGFPGEPDKELNPKKKVWEQIQPDLRTDGQCVATYKGAAFEVAGKGVCKAQTMSNSGIK; this is translated from the exons AT GTATTTAGCTCGTTCCTTGTTCAAGATGTCAAGTCCAAATCCTTTGTTGAGGCTGGAGCAGCGGGCGGTCGAGGCTGACCAGCTCATCGAGTACCTGAAACAACAAGTCCAGCTGCTGAAGGAGAAAGCCG TCGTCCAGGCCagtgtgagagaagagaagaagctgATGGTGGAGAACGCCAAACTGAAGAACGACATTGAAGAACTGAAAAACCAGCTGctggaaaaagagaagaagaggggag TGCTGGCGGTGGCCATGCCATCGGGGGACCACAGCATCCAGTGCATTTCGAAGCCCACCCCTCCCAAACCCTCTGCAGCGGCACCCTCTGCTGACACCCAGAGCCCCGTTCCCAAAGAGGAGAGTAAAAAGAAGAAGCCAGAGAAAAAAG GTGGGgagaaagcagagaagaagcaggCGGCCCCTATTCAAGAAGAGGCCAAGGTGGACGTGTCTCGTCTGGACCTGCGCGTCGGGCGTATAATCACAGCCGAGAAGCACCCAGATGCCGACAGTCTGTATGTGGAGCAGGTGGATGTGGGGGAGGATTCCCCAAGGACGGTGGTCAGTGGCCTGGTCAAGCACATCCCTCTGGAGCAG ATGCAGAACCGCATGGCAGTCCTCATGTGTAACCTCAAGCCAGCCAAGATGAGAGGAGTCGTGTCCCAGGCTATGGTCATGTGTGCCAGCTCACCAGACAAGATCGAAATCATCGACCCTCCGAGTGGAGCGGTGCCAGGAGACAGACTCACTTTCCAGGGCTTCCCAG GTGAACCGGACAAAGAGCTGAACCCCAAAAAGAAAGTGTGGGAGCAGATCCAGCCGGACTTACGCACGGACGGCCAGTGTGTCGCAACCTACAAGGGAGCTGCCTTTGAAGTCGCCGGCAAGGGAGTGTGCAAAGCCCAAACCATGAGCAACAGTGGAATCAAATGA